In one window of Armatimonadota bacterium DNA:
- a CDS encoding SHOCT domain-containing protein yields the protein MRVTGRRFKQSGRRYARGEITREQYQEMKRDLEG from the coding sequence TTGCGGGTCACAGGACGCCGTTTCAAGCAGTCAGGAAGGCGCTACGCGCGCGGGGAAATCACGCGCGAGCAGTACCAGGAGATGAAACGCGATCTGGAGGGGTGA
- the pstC gene encoding phosphate ABC transporter permease subunit PstC, with amino-acid sequence MSSTDATGHSLQRRGVFGANVGDRAFRWCLLIFAATVLGLIVVLAYELSRASLPAIRQFGWRFIVSSTWDPVHRVFGALPFIYGTLVSSLLALLIAVPISLGTALFLAELAPRWLRGPVSFLVELLAAVPSVVYGLWGIFVLVPLLRPVEAWLGQHLGVVPLFRGPAYGIGMLAAGLVLAIMVIPFITAVSREVLQSVPVSQREAAYALGATRWEAMRGPVLRYARAGILGGVMLGLGRAVGETMAVTMVIGNRPDISASLFSPGYTLASALANEFLEATVEVHTSALLELALILFAITIVINIVARLMLWSVSRGTTMGVRE; translated from the coding sequence ATGAGTTCGACTGATGCGACAGGTCATTCCCTGCAGCGGCGCGGCGTGTTCGGCGCTAACGTCGGGGATCGCGCGTTCAGATGGTGCCTGCTCATCTTCGCCGCGACGGTGCTCGGGCTCATCGTCGTTCTCGCCTACGAGCTGTCGCGCGCGTCGCTGCCGGCTATTCGCCAATTCGGCTGGCGGTTCATCGTCAGCTCGACGTGGGATCCCGTTCACCGAGTCTTCGGCGCGCTGCCGTTCATCTACGGCACGCTGGTCTCATCTCTTCTGGCGCTCCTGATAGCGGTGCCGATCAGCCTGGGAACGGCGCTGTTCCTCGCCGAACTCGCGCCGCGGTGGCTGCGCGGACCGGTGTCTTTCCTGGTCGAGCTGCTCGCCGCCGTGCCGAGCGTCGTGTACGGCCTGTGGGGGATATTCGTTCTCGTGCCACTGCTGCGGCCGGTGGAGGCATGGCTGGGGCAACACCTCGGTGTTGTGCCGCTGTTTCGCGGGCCCGCCTATGGCATCGGCATGCTCGCCGCGGGCCTAGTGCTCGCCATCATGGTGATCCCGTTCATCACCGCGGTGTCGCGCGAGGTGCTCCAGTCGGTTCCCGTTTCGCAGCGGGAGGCGGCCTATGCCCTGGGCGCGACGCGATGGGAGGCGATGCGCGGGCCAGTGCTGCGCTACGCGCGGGCGGGGATCCTGGGCGGCGTGATGCTCGGCCTGGGCCGCGCGGTGGGCGAGACGATGGCGGTCACCATGGTGATCGGAAACCGGCCGGACATCTCGGCGTCGCTGTTCAGCCCAGGCTATACGCTGGCGAGCGCGCTGGCCAACGAGTTTCTCGAGGCGACGGTCGAGGTCCACACCTCCGCGTTGCTGGAACTCGCGCTCATCCTGTTCGCCATCACCATCGTCATCAACATCGTTGCGCGCCTGATGCTGTGGAGCGTGAGCCGCGGAACAACGATGGGAGTGCGCGAATGA
- a CDS encoding substrate-binding domain-containing protein produces MRKWLSSLAWALVLAMAAAGCARQPATPSGPKGTAENPWVIGMSQCNLGEPWRVQMNADVEAAAKEYPQVKVIYKNAQNQSTTQQAQVREFMAQGVDLIIISPKEAKPLTEPVRDAYKSGIPVIVLDRKVEGEDYTCFIGADNVKIGREAGKFLVEILNGKGKIVELQGLMTSTPGQERHNGFMAGIKGSELKIIFSADCKWLEPDAQREMNSALARFPQSGAIDAVYAHNDPSAHGAYITAKLEGKGREKTIKFIGIDALPHEGVRYVRDGILTATFEYPTGGKEGIETALKILGGEEVPKNITLGTRIFTQDNVAQGGEAIE; encoded by the coding sequence ATGAGGAAGTGGTTGTCGAGTCTGGCCTGGGCGCTGGTGCTGGCAATGGCGGCGGCGGGGTGCGCGAGGCAGCCTGCAACGCCCAGCGGCCCGAAGGGAACCGCCGAGAACCCATGGGTCATCGGGATGTCCCAGTGCAATCTGGGCGAGCCGTGGCGGGTGCAGATGAACGCCGACGTCGAGGCGGCCGCGAAAGAGTATCCCCAGGTCAAAGTCATCTACAAAAACGCCCAGAACCAGTCGACGACACAGCAGGCGCAGGTGCGCGAGTTCATGGCGCAAGGCGTCGATCTGATTATCATCAGCCCGAAGGAGGCTAAGCCGCTGACCGAGCCGGTGCGCGACGCCTACAAGTCAGGCATTCCGGTGATCGTGCTCGATCGCAAGGTGGAGGGCGAGGACTACACGTGCTTCATCGGCGCGGACAACGTGAAGATCGGGCGCGAGGCGGGGAAGTTCCTGGTCGAAATCCTCAACGGCAAGGGCAAGATCGTCGAGCTGCAAGGACTGATGACTTCGACGCCGGGCCAGGAGCGGCACAACGGCTTCATGGCGGGGATCAAGGGATCGGAGCTGAAGATCATCTTCTCCGCGGACTGCAAGTGGCTGGAGCCGGATGCGCAGCGCGAGATGAACTCGGCGCTGGCCAGGTTCCCTCAGTCCGGCGCGATTGACGCGGTGTACGCGCACAACGACCCCAGCGCGCACGGGGCGTACATCACGGCGAAGCTGGAGGGGAAAGGCCGCGAGAAGACGATCAAGTTCATCGGTATCGACGCGCTGCCGCACGAGGGCGTGCGCTACGTCCGCGACGGCATCCTCACCGCCACCTTCGAGTACCCGACCGGCGGCAAGGAAGGCATCGAAACCGCGCTCAAGATCCTCGGCGGCGAAGAGGTGCCGAAGAACATCACCCTCGGCACGCGCATCTTCACGCAGGACAACGTCGCACAGGGCGGCGAGGCGATCGAGTAG
- a CDS encoding cytochrome c, translating to MQRRTVLFVAIACLVIVAGIVIIAAYVVAGRSQRLAATTPGAHGMPGGPMMEGAAPGATKAADDSAGERIYHTPTDAEGKRISFTGGPHWLSMHGGSCVSCHGPDGRGGIPVMPTGVVAPDIRYDALTGKEHPEVETEEGEHEHEAYTDAGIKRAITDGIEPSGEELDPTMPRWRMSEKQLDSLLDYLKEIGRPE from the coding sequence ATGCAGAGACGCACGGTGCTCTTTGTGGCAATTGCGTGTCTGGTAATCGTGGCGGGCATCGTCATTATCGCCGCGTATGTTGTTGCGGGTCGCTCGCAGCGCCTCGCGGCAACCACTCCGGGAGCGCACGGCATGCCCGGCGGACCGATGATGGAAGGAGCGGCGCCGGGCGCGACCAAAGCGGCCGACGACTCCGCGGGCGAGCGCATCTACCACACCCCTACCGACGCAGAGGGCAAGCGCATATCCTTCACCGGCGGGCCGCACTGGTTGTCCATGCACGGCGGGTCCTGCGTCAGTTGCCACGGGCCCGATGGGCGCGGCGGGATCCCGGTCATGCCGACGGGCGTGGTGGCACCGGATATCCGCTACGACGCGCTCACCGGCAAGGAGCACCCGGAGGTCGAGACCGAGGAAGGCGAACACGAGCACGAGGCGTACACCGACGCCGGGATCAAGCGGGCGATTACGGACGGCATTGAGCCCAGCGGTGAGGAACTCGATCCGACCATGCCGCGATGGCGGATGTCGGAGAAGCAGCTCGATTCGCTGCTCGACTACCTGAAGGAGATCGGGCGACCCGAGTGA
- the pstS gene encoding phosphate ABC transporter substrate-binding protein PstS encodes MISQGRWIWLLAVGIIMLAASCAREAGGPGTAGRLTLTGAGATFPYPLYSKWFDEYSKIEPGVRVNYQSIGSGGGIQQLKAGTVDFGASDAPLSDEEEAAMPGAVVHIPTVAGAVAITYNLPGMSETLRLSPEAIAGIYLGEIKRWRSRQIAAINPDARLPDLPIAVSHRSDGSGTTYIFTHYLSAVSKPWADRVGAGKSVAWPVGIGGKGNEGVTGVVKQTPGSIGYVELAYAVQNGLSYALVRNSAGEFVEPTVASTTAAAAAAAPTMARDVRVSIVNAAAPDAYPIAGFTYILVHRDHRDRARGEALATLLDWAIHDGQRFAEPLLYAPLPGEIVAINETALAGLRPREPAAN; translated from the coding sequence ATGATATCACAAGGCCGCTGGATCTGGCTGCTCGCGGTGGGGATTATCATGCTCGCGGCGAGCTGCGCGCGGGAGGCAGGGGGGCCCGGCACCGCAGGGCGGCTGACGTTGACCGGGGCGGGGGCGACGTTCCCGTATCCTTTGTACTCGAAGTGGTTCGACGAATACTCGAAGATCGAACCGGGGGTGCGCGTCAACTATCAGTCCATCGGGAGCGGCGGCGGGATCCAGCAACTCAAAGCCGGGACGGTGGACTTCGGAGCCAGCGATGCGCCGCTGTCGGACGAGGAAGAGGCGGCCATGCCCGGCGCGGTGGTGCACATCCCGACCGTCGCGGGGGCGGTGGCGATTACGTACAACTTGCCCGGGATGTCGGAGACGCTGCGTCTCAGCCCGGAGGCCATCGCGGGCATCTACCTCGGCGAGATCAAGCGGTGGCGGAGCCGGCAGATCGCTGCGATCAACCCCGACGCGCGCCTGCCCGACCTGCCCATCGCCGTATCCCATCGTTCGGACGGCAGCGGCACCACGTACATCTTCACCCACTACCTCAGCGCGGTGAGCAAGCCGTGGGCCGACCGCGTCGGGGCGGGAAAATCGGTGGCGTGGCCGGTGGGCATCGGCGGCAAAGGCAACGAGGGCGTGACGGGGGTGGTCAAGCAGACCCCGGGGAGCATCGGCTACGTCGAACTCGCCTACGCGGTGCAGAACGGCCTTTCCTATGCACTGGTAAGGAATTCCGCCGGCGAGTTCGTCGAGCCCACGGTCGCCAGCACGACGGCGGCCGCCGCCGCGGCCGCGCCGACGATGGCGCGCGACGTGCGGGTGAGCATCGTCAACGCGGCTGCGCCCGACGCGTACCCCATCGCGGGCTTCACGTACATCCTGGTCCATCGCGACCACCGGGATCGCGCCAGAGGCGAGGCGCTCGCCACGCTGCTGGACTGGGCGATCCACGACGGGCAGCGCTTCGCAGAGCCGCTGCTGTATGCCCCGCTGCCCGGTGAGATAGTGGCGATCAACGAAACCGCGCTGGCAGGTCTTCGCCCTCGGGAGCCCGCCGCGAACTGA
- a CDS encoding ABC transporter permease, which yields MTTQPTGSERPRDELRTETAAPRPPWRVLLSLVGEYRGLLALILVFLIGVIVSPVNPETGRRVFLSLRTQQNILFEYAEYGILAAGMTLVILTAGIDLSVGSVLGFSATLCAIFLIRFGWSAAVAIPLCLATGAALGAVSGGLVSRFRVQPFVATLVMMVAARGAAKLVSGGVKVQPGLAGYARTTDPPLFDAMTHPLLGPYLDPITLLFLATILALWIVVRYTKFGRYLYAIGGNEEAARLSGIRVGQAKVVTYAICGLCAALAGICNASRQTLGDPEAGFTYELDAIAAVVIGGTSLMGGQGGVVLTLIGTLILGYIGKFLSLMGAEEAHRLLAKGLIIVAAVLIQRRRQ from the coding sequence ATGACCACGCAGCCCACTGGTTCCGAGCGACCCCGCGACGAGCTGAGGACGGAGACGGCGGCGCCGCGGCCGCCTTGGCGAGTCCTGCTCAGTCTCGTCGGCGAGTATCGCGGCTTGCTGGCCCTGATTCTCGTCTTCCTGATCGGCGTCATCGTCTCACCGGTGAACCCCGAGACGGGACGCCGCGTTTTCCTGTCGCTGCGCACGCAGCAGAACATCCTGTTCGAATACGCGGAGTACGGGATTCTGGCGGCGGGGATGACGCTCGTCATCCTGACCGCGGGAATCGACTTGTCGGTGGGCTCAGTGCTCGGCTTCAGCGCGACGCTGTGCGCGATATTCCTGATTCGGTTCGGCTGGTCGGCCGCAGTGGCGATTCCGTTGTGTCTGGCGACGGGGGCGGCTCTGGGTGCCGTCAGCGGCGGCCTGGTTTCGCGGTTTCGCGTGCAACCGTTCGTGGCGACGCTGGTGATGATGGTGGCGGCGCGCGGCGCGGCGAAGCTTGTGTCCGGCGGCGTCAAGGTGCAGCCCGGGCTTGCCGGGTACGCGCGGACGACCGATCCTCCCCTGTTCGATGCGATGACGCACCCGCTGCTCGGCCCGTATCTCGATCCCATAACGCTGTTGTTCCTCGCCACCATCCTGGCTCTGTGGATCGTGGTGCGCTACACAAAGTTCGGCCGCTATCTCTATGCGATCGGTGGCAACGAGGAGGCGGCGCGGCTGTCCGGCATCCGGGTCGGACAGGCGAAGGTCGTGACCTACGCGATCTGCGGGCTGTGCGCGGCCCTCGCCGGCATCTGCAACGCGAGCCGGCAGACGCTCGGCGACCCGGAGGCGGGCTTCACCTACGAACTCGACGCAATCGCGGCGGTGGTCATCGGCGGAACGAGCCTGATGGGCGGACAGGGAGGGGTGGTGCTGACCCTGATCGGCACGTTGATACTGGGGTACATCGGCAAGTTCCTGAGTCTCATGGGGGCAGAGGAGGCGCACCGCCTGCTAGCGAAAGGACTCATCATCGTCGCGGCGGTGCTGATTCAGCGGCGGCGTCAATGA
- a CDS encoding sugar phosphate isomerase/epimerase, with protein sequence MFRNFCPGCVGISADFETSLDLTVRNGFEGMDPVGDLTAPGAAAAMRGRYEGAGIQAGGWGLPVEFRRDDAAFRDGMQQLPRVAAAARELGCLRCPTWVPSWCDELSYAEQYVLWRDRFRAIAQVLGEYDCRLGLEFLGPKTLRAGHRYEFIHTLPQMMEMVRDVGANAGLLLDSWHWYTAGGTLDEIRELSDADIVYVHINDAPAGIGIDEQIDSVRALPGETGVIDLAGFLGALRDIGYTGPVTVEPFSARVNAMAPEDAARETGESLMDVWRQAGL encoded by the coding sequence ATGTTTCGCAACTTCTGCCCGGGGTGCGTGGGGATCAGCGCTGATTTCGAGACGTCTCTTGATCTGACCGTGCGCAACGGCTTCGAGGGGATGGACCCGGTCGGCGACCTCACCGCTCCCGGCGCGGCGGCGGCAATGCGCGGGAGGTACGAAGGGGCGGGCATCCAGGCGGGCGGGTGGGGCTTGCCGGTGGAGTTCCGCAGGGACGACGCGGCCTTTCGGGACGGCATGCAGCAGCTCCCTCGCGTTGCGGCGGCGGCGCGCGAGCTGGGCTGCCTGCGCTGCCCAACCTGGGTTCCCTCGTGGTGCGACGAACTGTCGTACGCGGAGCAGTACGTTCTGTGGCGGGACCGATTCCGGGCGATCGCCCAGGTGCTGGGCGAGTACGACTGCCGCCTGGGGCTCGAGTTCCTGGGGCCGAAGACGCTGCGCGCCGGGCACCGGTACGAGTTCATCCACACGCTGCCGCAAATGATGGAGATGGTGCGGGATGTCGGCGCCAATGCCGGACTCTTGCTCGACTCCTGGCACTGGTACACTGCCGGCGGCACGCTCGACGAGATACGCGAGTTGAGCGACGCCGACATCGTGTACGTCCACATTAACGATGCGCCGGCGGGCATTGGGATTGACGAGCAGATTGACTCGGTGCGCGCGCTGCCGGGGGAGACCGGCGTGATTGATCTTGCGGGCTTCCTCGGCGCGCTGCGCGACATCGGCTACACCGGGCCGGTGACCGTGGAGCCCTTCAGCGCGCGGGTCAACGCTATGGCGCCGGAGGATGCCGCCCGAGAGACCGGCGAGTCCCTCATGGACGTATGGCGGCAGGCCGGGCTGTAA
- the pstA gene encoding phosphate ABC transporter permease PstA: MWEMKRKVANGLMWSGAVVATAAALVPLVMVLYYVVIQGLPALSLAFFTHLPRPVGEPGGGMANAIVGTLILIGLASALGLPIGILGGIYLAEFGNNRFGWSVRFAADVLAGVPSIVVGILVWAIVVVPMQSFSALAGGAALGIMMIPTVMRTTEELVRLVPVSQREAALSLGATQRRTIFKVVLVAAKGGVITGVLLAVARIAGETAPLLVTALGNTFWSTGLDRPIASLPVQIFNYAISPYDEWHAQAWAGALVLVTLVLVLSAAARYATRGRLRATR; the protein is encoded by the coding sequence ATGTGGGAGATGAAGCGCAAGGTCGCCAACGGCCTGATGTGGTCGGGCGCGGTGGTGGCGACGGCGGCGGCTCTCGTTCCGCTGGTGATGGTGCTATACTACGTCGTGATCCAGGGGCTGCCGGCGTTGAGCCTGGCGTTCTTCACTCACCTGCCGCGGCCGGTGGGCGAGCCCGGCGGCGGCATGGCGAACGCGATCGTGGGCACGCTGATCCTGATCGGGCTGGCGAGCGCACTCGGGCTGCCGATCGGGATCCTGGGCGGGATATACCTGGCCGAGTTCGGCAACAACCGCTTCGGCTGGAGCGTGCGCTTCGCCGCGGACGTCCTCGCGGGTGTGCCGTCGATCGTAGTCGGGATACTGGTGTGGGCGATCGTCGTCGTGCCGATGCAGAGCTTCTCCGCGCTCGCGGGCGGCGCGGCGTTGGGCATCATGATGATTCCGACCGTGATGCGCACCACGGAGGAACTGGTGCGGCTGGTGCCGGTGTCGCAGCGCGAGGCGGCGCTGTCACTCGGCGCCACCCAGCGGCGCACGATATTCAAGGTCGTGCTCGTGGCGGCCAAGGGCGGAGTGATCACGGGCGTGCTCCTCGCGGTGGCTCGCATCGCGGGCGAGACGGCGCCGCTGTTGGTGACGGCGCTGGGCAACACGTTCTGGAGCACCGGTCTCGACCGCCCCATCGCCAGCTTACCGGTGCAAATCTTCAACTACGCCATCTCACCCTATGATGAGTGGCATGCGCAGGCGTGGGCAGGCGCGCTCGTGCTCGTCACTTTGGTGTTGGTGCTGAGCGCGGCCGCTCGCTACGCCACGCGAGGACGCCTGCGCGCAACGAGATAG
- a CDS encoding alpha-galactosidase: protein MTLALSASAQSSAARLPDPLAGEFHLSIDRAGHRTVLSPEQADRVPGGCDWKVGVLQVSARARRQPHDPAAWIVRATVTNNGRRTVRMDAMELTLNGLVEAPPLVPLREPGVRVFLDSGWLGGSTVRDLNVADARHESHGVSVLVDGQRETALAAGFLSFRDAAVTLALSCDREGRWCGLAARSEFVNGRGLEPGKTLQSEALWLRLCDTGHDGLERWADAVVRFNRLPPPRARASGWNSWYAYRLTTTEDLILANARIVAERFKEYGATNMQIDHGWQDRDIVGNWVPNTRFPHGLPWLSERLREMGLTLGLWTAVSQVSEFAPLFAEHPEALLHDAAGALSVADQHWFWEPHGKTYTPDPTHPLGLAFYRDAGRKLRSYGAVYVKNDFQGNLFRRDVVPHDAAATLGPPLYLRAMRAFQQGMGREMIRHGCNAPLNIGAGMWDAAWVHRDIGNPRGDWESLAGFAHELACRYHVNGKFYWCDPDYLQVGQGEPNETRVRMALMALGGGTAFICDRLPELPEEKLRLISRCLPGYGAAAVPLDLFDRDSYPRIRWLDVGTAWGRWAVAGVFNLDDEPVEIDLPLDRAPARGDLYAFAFFSSSLLTPEPLPRNEPLRVSVPARDVRVIRIASMPDHPWVIGTDLHLTQGGVELEHVRWDARGKTLSMQAHRATGERGHFFIRVPPAYRPTSGRADSAGILRVPVVFTEPRITCRVKFEHAASAGKPRG, encoded by the coding sequence ATGACCCTTGCCCTCAGTGCGTCGGCGCAAAGCAGCGCTGCACGTCTGCCCGATCCCTTGGCAGGTGAATTCCACCTCTCGATTGACCGCGCGGGTCATCGCACCGTGCTTTCGCCGGAGCAGGCCGATCGCGTGCCCGGCGGTTGCGACTGGAAAGTCGGCGTGCTGCAGGTATCCGCTCGCGCCCGCCGCCAGCCCCACGACCCCGCGGCCTGGATCGTGCGCGCCACCGTGACCAACAACGGTCGGCGAACGGTTCGCATGGACGCGATGGAGTTGACCCTGAACGGCTTGGTCGAAGCTCCGCCGCTCGTTCCACTACGTGAGCCTGGCGTCCGGGTGTTCCTCGACTCCGGTTGGCTCGGCGGCTCGACGGTGCGCGACCTCAACGTCGCCGACGCGCGCCACGAATCCCACGGCGTGAGCGTTCTCGTGGATGGTCAGCGCGAGACGGCTCTCGCGGCGGGCTTCCTCAGTTTTCGTGACGCGGCGGTGACGCTCGCGCTGTCCTGCGATCGGGAAGGGAGGTGGTGCGGGCTTGCCGCCCGCTCCGAGTTCGTCAACGGCCGGGGGCTGGAGCCGGGCAAGACGCTGCAGTCGGAAGCGCTGTGGCTGCGCCTATGTGATACCGGACACGACGGCCTGGAGCGCTGGGCCGATGCCGTCGTCCGCTTCAATCGTCTGCCGCCCCCGCGCGCGCGCGCCTCGGGCTGGAACTCGTGGTACGCCTACCGGCTCACGACCACCGAAGACCTCATCCTCGCCAACGCGCGCATCGTCGCCGAGCGCTTCAAGGAATACGGCGCGACGAACATGCAGATAGACCACGGCTGGCAGGATCGCGACATCGTCGGCAACTGGGTGCCGAATACCCGCTTCCCGCACGGCCTGCCGTGGCTCAGCGAGCGCCTGCGCGAGATGGGCCTGACGCTGGGGCTGTGGACCGCCGTATCCCAGGTCTCGGAGTTTGCGCCGTTGTTCGCCGAGCACCCGGAGGCGCTGCTTCACGACGCCGCAGGCGCGCTCTCCGTGGCGGATCAACACTGGTTCTGGGAGCCGCACGGCAAGACGTACACACCCGACCCAACCCACCCGCTCGGGCTCGCCTTCTATCGCGATGCGGGGCGCAAGCTGCGGTCGTACGGCGCGGTGTACGTCAAGAACGACTTCCAGGGCAACCTGTTTCGCCGCGACGTCGTGCCCCATGATGCCGCTGCGACGCTCGGCCCGCCGCTATACCTCCGTGCGATGCGAGCGTTCCAACAGGGGATGGGCCGAGAGATGATACGCCACGGCTGCAATGCGCCGCTCAATATCGGCGCGGGCATGTGGGATGCCGCGTGGGTGCATCGTGATATCGGGAATCCGCGCGGCGACTGGGAGTCACTGGCCGGGTTCGCCCACGAGCTCGCCTGCCGCTACCACGTCAACGGCAAGTTCTACTGGTGCGATCCCGACTACTTGCAGGTCGGCCAGGGAGAGCCGAACGAGACGCGGGTGCGCATGGCCCTCATGGCGCTCGGCGGCGGCACGGCGTTCATCTGCGACCGACTGCCTGAGCTGCCTGAGGAGAAGCTGCGGCTCATCAGCCGCTGCTTGCCGGGTTACGGCGCAGCCGCCGTCCCGCTCGATCTCTTCGACCGCGATTCATACCCCCGGATACGGTGGCTGGATGTCGGGACTGCCTGGGGTCGCTGGGCCGTGGCCGGCGTGTTTAACCTCGACGATGAGCCGGTGGAAATTGATCTGCCCTTGGATCGCGCGCCCGCCCGCGGCGACCTCTACGCCTTCGCGTTCTTCAGCAGTTCCCTGTTGACCCCGGAGCCGCTGCCGCGCAATGAACCGCTGCGTGTCTCCGTCCCCGCGCGCGATGTCCGCGTGATTCGCATCGCCTCCATGCCGGATCACCCCTGGGTCATCGGTACCGACTTGCACCTGACCCAGGGCGGAGTGGAACTGGAACACGTGCGATGGGATGCCCGAGGCAAGACCCTGTCCATGCAGGCCCACCGCGCCACAGGCGAGCGGGGACACTTCTTCATCCGCGTCCCACCGGCCTACCGTCCGACCTCCGGGAGAGCCGATTCCGCAGGGATCCTCCGAGTGCCCGTGGTATTCACCGAGCCGCGCATCACGTGCCGGGTCAAGTTCGAGCACGCCGCGAGCGCCGGCAAGCCCCGCGGCTGA
- a CDS encoding DUF3604 domain-containing protein — translation MKDIGKWREYITDDDVMKATLGATRLFGAAPSIVEPDEPFALHIVALGADGYPDESYRDNVRLETDADVRGLPEVIEFGADDEGIVRVDGLSAPGEGIVLIRFSCDRTQVGGACNPIWVKRDPPYRIYWGDLHTHSILGKCGTQTAKSPDFGYRFGRDVMRLDYAAMADHARSLDDESWKEVMAAAKRHHEAGEFVTFLGFEGDYDGPDGGHFNLYYRGDDGDYRNFRVEKGGTLEAVHDFARERGALAVSHHNGRRIRGRDYSISRWGGLEIEPVVEVYSKWGSSEEWHSHRPVWRGGYPSDTHYFRYAVAHGYRLGVIGGSDDHSTCPGSYMDMWYPRDAGRRGFYRSSGLGAILATELTREALWDAMFHRRCYATAGERFLVDLRVDGRLMGEEIDSRRPHIEARVVGPAGIREVVIVKDGQDWHRVDSQGQDCAVELADDNLDGESSYYVRAIDQAGDAAWSSPIWVRRE, via the coding sequence ATGAAAGACATCGGCAAATGGCGGGAGTACATCACCGACGATGACGTGATGAAAGCCACGCTCGGGGCGACGAGGCTCTTCGGCGCCGCGCCGTCAATCGTCGAGCCGGACGAGCCATTCGCGCTGCACATCGTCGCCCTCGGCGCGGATGGCTATCCCGACGAGTCGTATCGGGATAACGTGCGCCTCGAAACGGACGCTGACGTGCGCGGCCTGCCGGAGGTGATAGAGTTCGGCGCGGATGATGAAGGGATCGTGCGCGTGGACGGGCTGTCCGCGCCCGGGGAAGGCATTGTGCTCATCCGTTTCTCTTGCGACCGTACGCAGGTGGGTGGGGCATGCAATCCGATATGGGTGAAACGCGATCCACCCTATCGAATCTACTGGGGCGACCTGCACACGCACTCCATCCTCGGGAAGTGTGGGACGCAGACCGCCAAATCGCCCGATTTCGGCTACCGGTTCGGGCGCGACGTGATGCGACTCGACTACGCGGCGATGGCTGACCACGCGCGCTCGCTCGACGACGAGAGCTGGAAAGAAGTCATGGCCGCCGCGAAGCGTCATCACGAAGCGGGCGAGTTTGTCACATTCCTCGGGTTCGAGGGCGACTATGACGGCCCCGACGGCGGCCACTTCAACCTCTATTACCGCGGCGATGATGGCGATTATCGCAATTTCAGAGTCGAGAAAGGCGGCACGCTGGAGGCGGTGCACGACTTCGCCAGGGAGCGCGGGGCGCTGGCCGTGTCCCATCACAACGGCCGCCGGATTCGCGGCAGGGACTACTCGATCAGTCGCTGGGGCGGGCTGGAAATCGAACCGGTTGTCGAGGTCTACTCCAAGTGGGGCTCGTCCGAGGAGTGGCACAGCCACCGGCCGGTTTGGCGCGGCGGCTACCCGTCGGATACTCACTACTTTCGTTACGCGGTTGCGCACGGATACCGCCTGGGCGTGATCGGCGGCAGCGACGACCACAGCACCTGCCCTGGCAGCTACATGGACATGTGGTATCCCCGCGATGCCGGGCGTCGTGGGTTCTATCGGAGCAGCGGGCTGGGCGCGATCCTCGCGACGGAGCTGACCCGCGAGGCGCTGTGGGATGCCATGTTCCATCGCCGCTGCTACGCGACCGCGGGCGAGCGCTTCCTGGTTGACCTCCGGGTCGACGGCCGCCTCATGGGCGAGGAGATCGACAGCCGGCGCCCGCACATCGAAGCGCGCGTCGTCGGGCCGGCGGGCATCAGGGAAGTCGTCATCGTCAAAGACGGGCAGGACTGGCACCGCGTGGACTCCCAGGGGCAGGACTGCGCGGTCGAGTTGGCTGACGATAACCTGGACGGCGAGAGCAGCTACTACGTGCGCGCCATCGACCAGGCCGGTGATGCCGCCTGGTCGAGCCCGATATGGGTGCGACGGGAATGA